A single genomic interval of Chryseobacterium paludis harbors:
- a CDS encoding TonB-dependent receptor codes for MKLINKSILTVVITLSTASVYYAQETQDTIKRSKDIEEVILQGVTDIAKDRKTPVAASTIKAAQIIERLGNQELTEILNTTPSVYATKSGGGFGDGGIVMRGFESRNIAVMVNGMPVNDMEGGTVYYSNWTGLSDVTSFIQTQRGLGSSKLGIASVGGTINFITRSADMKKGGVIRLGVGNNDYLKTSFAYNTGKLNNGWSSSFLISRTAGSTYIQNTDFESYAYYFALGWEPSKKHNFQFMITSSPQWHDQRSFAPSISDYIKYNPDKDGKPDRTYNSDWGYYTNAEGRKVALANRSNYYSKPVLMFNWDWTMSEKSKLSTVAYMSNGRGGGTADIGRVNNKTINGTDANGQPYFRDAQGLYNYDQIFKENAAIDVNAAGNGATLIRRSSINSHNWYGILANFQHKINDNWNFSVGTDNRYYYGYHYQVASDLYGASGYKDNTNKNIAPNVINQTYDYQKLVWNPFGGSQVPLENRLAFSNDGEVLWYSGFGQVEYTNDKISAFLQGSVSNQGYQRIDEFVIDGVTKQRDQIVNRKTGFKNLFGYNVKGGLNYNINENHNVFGNIGYYSKQPFMNAVYPSNQQVVNPQLTNEKIFSAEVGYGFRSSKFNANVNIYRTEWKDRALRRNITVPNVTDAYAEMNGITEIHQGIEVDANYKLNNFVEFNGMFSWGDYYYKGNATGSTFDGNNQPLTVAGDSNVTTLYIDKVKVGGSSNNSIPQMTASLGATIKPVKDLSIYGGWRFVGKLYSSIDIATFSNIANQDRGVLQLPDYNLTDIGISYKIRLRDNSQYFTVGANIYNLFDTTYIADGATNTFGSDKITANNDPDKGKTYEQAGRMYKGIADGNRVYFGFGRTWSATLSFNF; via the coding sequence ATGAAATTAATCAACAAATCGATACTGACTGTAGTAATTACATTGTCTACAGCTAGTGTTTATTACGCTCAAGAAACACAGGACACAATCAAAAGGTCTAAAGACATTGAGGAGGTAATTTTACAAGGTGTAACCGATATCGCTAAAGATAGAAAGACACCTGTTGCAGCTTCTACTATTAAAGCAGCACAAATTATCGAAAGATTAGGTAACCAAGAACTTACTGAGATTTTAAACACTACACCTTCTGTGTATGCTACTAAATCAGGAGGAGGTTTTGGAGACGGAGGTATTGTGATGAGAGGTTTTGAATCTCGAAATATCGCTGTAATGGTAAACGGTATGCCTGTAAATGATATGGAGGGTGGTACAGTGTACTATTCTAACTGGACAGGCTTATCTGATGTTACAAGTTTCATCCAAACTCAAAGAGGTTTAGGCTCATCTAAATTAGGAATTGCTTCTGTTGGAGGAACAATTAACTTTATTACCCGTTCAGCAGATATGAAGAAAGGTGGTGTAATAAGATTGGGCGTTGGTAATAACGATTACTTAAAAACATCATTTGCTTACAATACAGGAAAATTAAACAACGGATGGTCTTCATCATTCTTAATAAGCAGAACTGCTGGTAGCACTTATATTCAAAATACAGATTTTGAATCTTATGCATATTATTTTGCTTTAGGTTGGGAGCCAAGCAAAAAGCATAACTTCCAATTTATGATTACGTCATCTCCTCAATGGCATGATCAGAGATCTTTCGCACCTTCTATTTCAGACTATATTAAGTATAATCCGGATAAGGATGGAAAACCAGACAGAACTTATAACTCAGACTGGGGATACTATACAAACGCTGAAGGCAGAAAAGTTGCACTTGCCAATAGATCTAATTATTATTCAAAACCAGTACTTATGTTTAACTGGGATTGGACAATGAGTGAAAAATCCAAGTTAAGTACTGTTGCCTACATGTCTAACGGTAGAGGTGGAGGAACTGCAGATATTGGTAGAGTAAACAATAAAACAATTAACGGTACTGATGCAAATGGCCAGCCATATTTTAGAGACGCACAAGGTCTATACAATTATGACCAAATTTTTAAAGAAAATGCTGCTATCGACGTAAATGCTGCTGGAAATGGAGCAACTTTAATTCGTAGATCAAGTATCAATTCTCACAACTGGTATGGTATTTTAGCAAACTTCCAACACAAGATCAATGATAACTGGAATTTCTCAGTTGGAACAGATAACAGATATTATTATGGATACCATTATCAGGTTGCTTCTGATTTATATGGAGCAAGCGGCTATAAGGATAACACTAATAAAAACATTGCCCCTAATGTCATTAATCAGACTTATGATTACCAAAAGTTGGTTTGGAACCCATTTGGAGGAAGCCAAGTTCCTCTAGAGAACAGATTAGCTTTCAGTAATGATGGTGAAGTTCTTTGGTACAGTGGATTTGGTCAGGTTGAATATACCAATGATAAAATATCTGCCTTCTTACAAGGGTCAGTTTCAAACCAAGGTTATCAAAGAATTGATGAGTTTGTAATTGATGGCGTTACAAAACAAAGAGATCAGATCGTTAATAGAAAGACTGGATTCAAAAACTTATTTGGATACAATGTTAAGGGAGGACTTAACTATAACATCAACGAAAATCACAATGTGTTTGGAAACATTGGTTACTATAGTAAGCAACCTTTCATGAATGCAGTTTATCCAAGTAATCAGCAGGTTGTTAACCCTCAGTTAACTAACGAGAAAATATTCTCTGCAGAAGTTGGATACGGATTCAGATCTTCTAAATTTAATGCTAATGTTAACATTTATAGAACAGAATGGAAAGACAGAGCATTAAGAAGAAATATTACGGTTCCAAACGTAACAGATGCTTATGCAGAAATGAATGGCATTACAGAAATCCACCAAGGTATTGAAGTTGATGCAAACTATAAACTTAATAATTTTGTAGAGTTTAACGGAATGTTCTCTTGGGGAGATTATTATTACAAAGGAAATGCAACCGGATCAACATTCGATGGAAACAACCAACCTTTGACAGTTGCAGGAGATTCAAATGTAACAACACTTTACATCGATAAGGTTAAAGTAGGAGGATCAAGCAACAACAGTATTCCACAAATGACAGCGTCATTAGGAGCTACTATTAAACCTGTAAAAGACTTGAGTATTTATGGAGGTTGGAGATTCGTTGGTAAATTATATTCTTCTATTGATATTGCTACATTCTCAAATATTGCTAATCAAGACAGAGGAGTATTACAATTACCTGATTATAACCTAACAGATATTGGTATATCATACAAAATTAGATTAAGAGATAACAGCCAGTATTTTACAGTGGGAGCAAACATTTATAATTTATTTGATACTACTTATATTGCCGATGGTGCTACAAACACTTTTGGTAGTGATAAAATTACTGCTAATAACGATCCTGACAAAGGGAAAACTTATGAACAAGCAGGTAGAATGTATAAAGGTATAGCTGATGGAAACCGTGTATATTTTGGTTTCGGAAGAACTTGGTCCGCAACATTATCTTTCAACTTCTAA
- a CDS encoding aspartate-semialdehyde dehydrogenase, whose protein sequence is MKVAVVGSTGMVGQVMLKVLEERNFPITELIPVASERSIGKKVKYKQEEYTIVSINDAIAAKPDIAIFSAGGSTSLEFAPKFAEAGITVIDNSSAWRMDPTKKLVVPEINANVLTAEDKIIANPNCSTIQLVMVLGPLNKKYDLKRVVVSTYQSVTGTGKAAVDQLNAEINGDNSVAKVYPYQIFKNALPHCDVFSDDDYTKEEIKLMKEPKKILGDDTFNLTATAVRVPVQGGHSESVNIEFENEFELDEVRKILSETPGVIVIDDVKNNLYPMPLDSEGKDEVFVGRIRRDLSQPKTLNLWIVADNLRKGAATNAVQIAEYLVANNLV, encoded by the coding sequence ATGAAAGTAGCTGTAGTAGGTTCAACAGGAATGGTTGGACAAGTTATGCTTAAAGTATTGGAGGAGAGAAACTTTCCTATCACAGAATTAATTCCGGTCGCTTCGGAAAGATCTATTGGTAAGAAGGTGAAGTATAAACAGGAAGAGTATACGATTGTAAGCATTAATGACGCTATAGCTGCCAAACCTGATATTGCAATTTTCTCAGCCGGAGGTTCTACATCGCTTGAGTTTGCACCAAAATTTGCAGAAGCCGGAATAACGGTAATTGATAATTCTTCAGCATGGAGAATGGATCCTACAAAAAAACTTGTAGTTCCGGAGATTAATGCAAATGTATTAACTGCTGAAGATAAGATTATTGCTAATCCAAATTGTTCTACGATTCAGTTGGTGATGGTTTTAGGACCACTTAACAAAAAATATGACCTTAAAAGAGTTGTTGTCTCTACTTACCAGTCTGTAACAGGAACTGGAAAAGCAGCGGTTGATCAATTGAATGCTGAAATCAATGGTGATAATTCGGTAGCGAAAGTATATCCTTACCAGATCTTTAAAAATGCTTTACCGCATTGCGACGTTTTCAGTGATGATGATTATACTAAAGAAGAAATTAAATTAATGAAAGAGCCTAAGAAAATTCTAGGTGATGATACATTTAATTTAACAGCAACTGCAGTAAGAGTTCCCGTTCAGGGAGGACATTCTGAAAGTGTAAATATCGAATTTGAAAACGAATTTGAACTTGACGAGGTAAGAAAAATCTTATCTGAAACCCCAGGAGTTATTGTAATAGACGATGTTAAAAACAACCTCTATCCAATGCCTTTAGATTCTGAGGGAAAAGATGAGGTCTTTGTTGGAAGAATACGGCGAGATCTTTCTCAGCCGAAAACGCTCAATCTCTGGATTGTAGCTGATAATCTGCGAAAAGGAGCTGCAACGAACGC
- the nadC gene encoding carboxylating nicotinate-nucleotide diphosphorylase, whose product MKKPNYVTDKALKTFIKSALEEDIQDGDHSTLSTIPKDLKQSAKLLVKQNCILAGVELAEIIFKTFDKNLKVETFIKDGEAAKVGDVAFIVTGSAQSILSTERLILNCMQRMSGIATLTHEWDSRLVGTKTKLLDTRKTTPNFRICEKWAVSIGGGTNHRYGLYDMIMLKDNHIDYNGSITNAVKMAKDYIKKNKKKLKIEVETRNLDEVQEAIKAKVDRIMLDNMDVKMMKQAVDMINGSCESEASGGITRDELKEIATTGVTYISAGALTHSAENIDLSLKAVK is encoded by the coding sequence ATGAAAAAGCCAAACTACGTAACAGATAAGGCACTTAAAACTTTTATAAAATCAGCTCTTGAAGAGGATATTCAGGACGGGGATCACTCCACGTTATCCACAATTCCCAAAGATCTTAAACAAAGTGCCAAACTTTTAGTAAAGCAAAATTGTATTCTTGCTGGGGTTGAATTAGCCGAAATTATCTTTAAGACTTTCGATAAAAATTTAAAAGTAGAGACTTTTATCAAAGATGGAGAGGCAGCCAAAGTAGGCGATGTTGCCTTTATTGTTACTGGAAGTGCTCAATCTATACTTTCTACGGAACGACTCATCTTAAACTGCATGCAGAGAATGAGTGGAATTGCAACACTTACTCACGAATGGGATTCAAGATTAGTGGGTACTAAAACCAAATTATTAGATACCAGAAAAACAACTCCCAATTTTAGAATTTGTGAAAAATGGGCTGTTTCTATTGGCGGAGGTACCAATCATCGATATGGCCTTTATGATATGATCATGCTGAAAGACAATCACATTGATTATAATGGCAGCATTACCAATGCCGTAAAAATGGCTAAAGATTATATCAAAAAAAATAAGAAAAAGCTTAAAATTGAGGTTGAAACCAGAAATTTAGATGAAGTTCAGGAAGCAATTAAAGCAAAAGTAGACAGAATCATGCTTGATAATATGGATGTAAAAATGATGAAACAAGCCGTAGATATGATTAATGGTTCTTGCGAATCTGAAGCATCAGGAGGAATCACCAGAGATGAACTTAAAGAAATCGCAACTACAGGTGTGACCTACATCTCTGCAGGAGCCCTTACTCACTCCGCTGAGAACATTGATTTAAGCCTCAAAGCCGTGAAGTAA
- a CDS encoding T9SS type B sorting domain-containing protein, whose translation MKKTLLFCLLIILINLPSILFSQTYQLSGNPVNTTGWDLVSSANVNTDFIQLTADQGNQYGAIKLTNPINLRYCDKWKVEFDFRIDGNGTAQFGRGDGFTFWYLANPPTGFVSGGGLGIPANASGLMVGFDIFNNTTEGQMSKVHILYGTNNSLNNNIEYNNTAGSTFHSPDLNPTQPFVGATYKHVEVNGETDLANPTNWLIKVRIDGVLIADQSFAPSGGAIGMTQGYFGFSAATGGASARHSIKNAKIFVDKVPILQSTITPFVCVNPATGNGTVDLTSYNSQFVNNPANYIFTYYVLGNSTPIANPTSFQYTGATTITVVVKDPSSTLCDNGDGVIQLNPTPFAADDVTITGCNNNNAGTATFDLTTAAVTTVPGVIKQYYPSLADLNAGTNEIMNPTAYASPVGSVFVKVTTPQGCVDVAQITLNIYPVVVVNDTTLRSCFLESNPSMASFNLTAAAVATQVGISKKYYPSLTDAINGTNEITTPAAYIAPNGVIYIKVTNGNGCYAVAKVTLIVLAPVLSTVLQDKTICIEDKTTLDAGPGFASYLWSTGATTQAITNVGVGVYWVKLKTGECIATQTVKVHPAEQPVITNVDISTTTITINVIGGTPPYQYSLDNIIWQNSNVFANLPRGESTVFVKDAYDCEPINVTVTIPNIINVITPNGDGINDVIDYSALANKQNLVFNIFDRYGAKIHQGDKSTKYRWDGTIGGRKVPTGSYWYSVSWNENDKKNTSIKYSGWVLVKNRD comes from the coding sequence ATGAAAAAAACTTTACTCTTCTGCCTTCTTATCATCTTGATCAATCTGCCCAGTATTCTTTTCTCTCAGACATATCAACTTTCGGGTAACCCAGTAAATACTACAGGATGGGATCTTGTTTCAAGCGCAAATGTAAATACTGATTTTATACAACTTACCGCGGATCAAGGAAATCAATATGGTGCTATTAAACTAACCAACCCAATCAATCTGAGGTATTGTGACAAATGGAAGGTAGAATTCGATTTTAGGATCGACGGAAATGGGACTGCCCAATTCGGGAGAGGGGACGGCTTTACCTTTTGGTATCTGGCTAATCCTCCAACAGGATTTGTTTCAGGAGGCGGATTAGGAATCCCGGCTAATGCTTCAGGTTTAATGGTTGGGTTTGATATTTTTAACAACACCACAGAAGGACAAATGAGCAAGGTTCATATTTTGTATGGGACCAACAACTCTCTTAACAACAATATAGAATATAATAATACTGCAGGCAGTACATTCCACTCTCCTGATTTGAATCCCACACAGCCATTTGTCGGCGCAACCTACAAACATGTAGAAGTAAATGGTGAAACAGATCTCGCCAATCCTACCAACTGGCTTATTAAGGTAAGAATAGACGGGGTACTTATTGCAGATCAATCTTTTGCCCCATCTGGAGGTGCAATTGGAATGACTCAGGGATATTTCGGCTTTTCAGCAGCAACTGGAGGAGCAAGCGCGAGACATTCTATTAAAAATGCTAAAATTTTCGTAGATAAAGTGCCTATTTTACAAAGCACCATTACTCCTTTCGTATGCGTAAATCCTGCGACAGGAAACGGAACTGTAGATTTAACATCTTACAATTCTCAGTTCGTAAATAATCCGGCAAATTATATTTTTACTTATTATGTTCTGGGCAACTCGACACCTATTGCCAATCCAACAAGTTTTCAGTATACAGGAGCCACAACAATCACAGTTGTTGTTAAAGATCCTTCCTCCACATTATGCGATAATGGAGATGGAGTCATTCAACTGAACCCAACTCCTTTTGCAGCAGATGATGTTACCATAACAGGATGCAACAACAATAATGCAGGAACAGCTACATTTGATCTAACCACGGCTGCAGTTACAACTGTTCCGGGGGTCATAAAGCAATATTACCCGTCATTAGCAGACCTTAATGCCGGCACTAATGAAATTATGAATCCAACTGCTTATGCATCTCCTGTAGGATCTGTTTTTGTAAAAGTGACCACTCCACAGGGTTGTGTAGATGTTGCACAAATCACTCTAAACATCTATCCTGTTGTTGTTGTAAATGATACAACTCTTAGATCTTGTTTTCTGGAATCAAATCCATCTATGGCATCATTCAACCTCACAGCCGCAGCAGTGGCCACACAAGTTGGAATTTCTAAAAAATATTATCCATCTCTGACAGATGCCATAAATGGGACAAATGAAATCACAACACCCGCAGCATATATTGCTCCAAACGGAGTCATTTACATTAAAGTCACTAACGGAAACGGATGCTATGCTGTAGCCAAAGTCACACTAATTGTACTCGCTCCCGTATTGTCTACTGTCCTACAGGATAAAACAATTTGTATTGAAGACAAAACAACATTAGATGCAGGTCCTGGTTTTGCATCTTACTTATGGAGTACCGGGGCAACAACTCAGGCTATTACCAATGTAGGAGTAGGTGTTTATTGGGTTAAATTAAAAACAGGCGAATGTATTGCTACACAAACTGTAAAAGTTCATCCCGCAGAACAGCCGGTTATTACTAATGTAGATATTTCAACCACCACAATAACAATAAATGTAATTGGCGGAACTCCTCCGTATCAATATTCATTAGACAATATTATCTGGCAGAACTCCAATGTGTTTGCTAATCTACCTAGAGGAGAAAGCACTGTATTTGTAAAAGATGCCTATGATTGTGAACCGATCAATGTTACTGTAACAATTCCAAATATAATTAATGTGATTACTCCTAACGGAGATGGTATTAATGATGTAATTGATTATTCGGCATTAGCAAATAAACAAAACCTTGTGTTCAATATATTTGACAGGTATGGAGCTAAGATTCACCAAGGAGATAAGTCTACAAAATATAGATGGGATGGAACCATAGGTGGTAGAAAAGTTCCTACAGGAAGCTATTGGTACTCTGTTTCATGGAATGAAAATGACAAAAAGAATACTTCTATCAAGTATTCCGGTTGGGTTCTAGTAAAGAATAGAGATTAA
- the nadB gene encoding L-aspartate oxidase — MIKADVLIIGSGISGLSYAIKVSEQLPDAKIIIVTKSDEDESNTKYAQGGLAVVTDFKKDNFDKHIEDTMRAGDGESKRDVVEMVVKEAPKRFNEIVEWGAKFDMKNGEFALGREGGHTENRIVHHKDITGFEIERALLQTAKNSPNIEILDHHYVIDIITQHHVPGKELNEGDIHCYGAYILDEKSKAIKKITSKITLVATGGAGHVYKNTTNPTIATGDGIAFVARAKGNVSNMQYYQFHPTALYSKIDGMLFLISEAVRGDGAKLRTKRGEKFMHKYDEREELASRDIVARAIDNEMKISGDEYVGLDCREMNKEKFLDHFPNIYKKCREEAIDPFTQLIPVVPACHYLMGGIEVDKDGQSSINNLFAVGECTNSGLHGANRLASNSLLEGLVFGHNAAIKTVELLNKNNFNFDDLKAVPEWNEEGMKIIDEMVIVSYLRKQLQEMMSDLVGIVRSNRRLKMALQKHHEIAAAVDEIYHYSILSPQLSELRNLTTVAYLIITQSMEMTENKGAFYNKDLA; from the coding sequence ATGATAAAAGCGGATGTATTAATAATTGGTTCCGGAATCTCGGGACTTTCTTATGCCATTAAAGTTTCTGAACAACTTCCTGATGCCAAGATAATCATAGTAACAAAGTCCGATGAGGATGAAAGCAACACTAAATATGCACAAGGCGGCTTAGCTGTGGTTACAGATTTCAAAAAAGACAATTTCGACAAACACATTGAAGATACTATGCGCGCCGGTGACGGTGAAAGTAAACGTGATGTTGTTGAAATGGTCGTAAAAGAAGCTCCTAAAAGATTCAATGAAATTGTAGAATGGGGTGCAAAATTCGACATGAAAAATGGTGAGTTTGCACTAGGTAGAGAAGGCGGACATACGGAAAACAGAATTGTTCACCATAAAGACATTACCGGTTTTGAAATTGAAAGAGCCCTTTTACAAACGGCCAAAAACAGCCCAAATATTGAGATATTAGATCATCATTATGTCATTGATATCATCACACAACATCATGTTCCGGGAAAAGAATTAAATGAAGGTGACATCCATTGTTATGGTGCATATATTTTGGATGAAAAATCCAAAGCCATTAAAAAGATCACTTCAAAAATAACACTTGTGGCAACAGGAGGTGCAGGACATGTTTATAAAAACACAACCAACCCAACCATTGCAACTGGTGACGGGATTGCTTTTGTTGCACGAGCGAAAGGAAATGTTTCTAATATGCAGTATTACCAATTCCATCCAACAGCATTGTATAGCAAAATTGATGGAATGCTTTTCTTAATTTCTGAAGCCGTTCGGGGAGATGGGGCTAAACTTAGAACCAAGAGAGGGGAAAAATTCATGCACAAATATGACGAACGTGAAGAACTTGCATCAAGAGATATCGTAGCCAGAGCCATTGATAACGAAATGAAAATCTCCGGTGATGAATATGTAGGCCTAGACTGCAGAGAAATGAATAAAGAAAAATTCCTGGATCATTTCCCCAACATTTATAAAAAATGCAGAGAAGAAGCCATCGATCCTTTTACACAACTCATCCCGGTTGTTCCCGCTTGCCATTACTTGATGGGCGGAATTGAAGTCGACAAAGACGGACAATCATCAATCAATAATTTATTTGCAGTCGGAGAATGTACCAATTCAGGGTTACATGGAGCCAACAGACTAGCTTCCAACTCTTTACTTGAAGGTCTCGTTTTTGGACATAATGCAGCAATTAAAACAGTAGAATTGTTGAATAAAAATAATTTCAATTTTGATGACTTAAAAGCTGTACCGGAATGGAATGAAGAAGGAATGAAAATTATCGATGAAATGGTCATCGTTAGTTATCTTAGAAAACAGCTTCAGGAAATGATGAGTGATTTAGTAGGTATCGTAAGAAGCAACAGACGTCTGAAGATGGCACTGCAAAAACATCATGAAATAGCAGCTGCTGTTGACGAGATCTACCACTACTCTATTCTTTCTCCTCAATTATCAGAACTAAGAAACTTAACAACCGTTGCCTACCTCATCATTACCCAATCTATGGAAATGACAGAGAACAAAGGAGCATTTTACAATAAAGATTTAGCTTAA
- a CDS encoding T9SS type B sorting domain-containing protein, with protein MKKTILFYFLLILLCLPIQLISQTYQLAGNPVNTTGWTMVAPTVVNTDFVQLTPDTNDKSGSIRLNEPINLKYCDKWRVEFDFRMDSNQTYTGDGIAFWYLANPPIASILGSGLGVSQNAIGFITAFDTYNNATGSSGMSKVHVAYGQVQNTTDTNNVEFYNVPGSSFHSADLNSTQPFQGTTYKHVEVSGEVDPAAPANWIVKITLDGTLIVNQSFAPSGAAAAMTVGYFGFSASTGGARARHSIKNVKVYVDKIPLLQTAITKSICPDLAGMATIDLTTLNSQFTTTPTNYTFTYYITGSGTPIPNPTNFQYTSDTNISVVIKDPTSVLCDNNDATVTLKVAPIVTVNDTTLRSCFLEANPSTALFNLTTAIVTGTPGVLTKKYYPSLADAQNGTNEIATPTAYIAPNGVVYIRVTNSNGCYAVAKVTLIVLAPVLSTVLKDKIICIEDKTTLDAGPGFASYLWSTGATTQAITNIGVGVYWVKLKTGECVATQNVKVYPAEQPVITNVDISSSTITVNAIGGTPPYQYSLDNINWQDSNVFTSLPRGECNLFVKDAYDCEPIDITITIPNLINVITPNGDGVNDVIDYSALAGKQNLVFSIYDRYGAKIHQGDKSNKYTWDGTIGGRKVSTGSYWFSVTWNENDKKNTPLKYSGWILVKNRE; from the coding sequence ATGAAAAAAACTATACTTTTTTATTTCCTTCTTATTTTACTTTGTCTTCCAATACAGCTCATATCACAAACTTATCAGCTAGCAGGTAATCCCGTAAATACTACGGGATGGACAATGGTTGCTCCCACCGTTGTGAATACGGATTTTGTACAGCTTACGCCCGACACCAATGATAAATCAGGTTCTATAAGATTAAATGAGCCTATAAACTTAAAGTATTGTGACAAGTGGAGAGTAGAGTTCGATTTTAGAATGGACTCCAATCAAACTTATACCGGCGACGGTATCGCGTTTTGGTATCTGGCCAATCCACCAATCGCAAGCATCCTCGGTTCCGGGCTAGGTGTATCTCAAAATGCAATCGGTTTTATTACGGCTTTTGACACTTATAACAATGCTACAGGAAGCTCAGGAATGAGTAAAGTACATGTTGCCTATGGACAAGTTCAAAATACGACAGACACTAATAATGTCGAGTTTTATAATGTTCCGGGAAGCTCTTTTCACTCAGCAGATCTTAATTCAACACAACCATTTCAAGGAACAACTTACAAACATGTTGAAGTAAGCGGAGAGGTAGACCCCGCAGCTCCTGCCAACTGGATCGTAAAAATAACACTTGATGGTACATTAATCGTAAACCAATCCTTTGCACCTTCCGGAGCTGCAGCCGCAATGACTGTTGGGTATTTCGGTTTTTCAGCATCTACAGGAGGAGCAAGAGCCAGACACTCTATTAAAAATGTAAAAGTTTATGTTGATAAAATCCCTCTTTTACAAACTGCAATTACAAAATCGATTTGCCCAGATTTAGCTGGAATGGCAACTATTGATCTTACGACATTAAACTCACAGTTTACAACAACACCTACTAATTATACCTTTACATATTACATTACAGGAAGTGGAACACCAATTCCTAATCCCACAAATTTCCAATACACTTCAGATACCAATATTTCTGTCGTTATAAAAGACCCAACATCTGTATTATGCGACAATAATGACGCAACAGTAACTTTAAAAGTTGCTCCAATTGTCACTGTAAACGATACCACTTTAAGATCCTGTTTCCTTGAGGCAAATCCCTCAACAGCATTATTTAATCTTACGACCGCTATTGTAACAGGAACTCCGGGAGTATTGACTAAAAAATATTATCCATCTCTAGCAGATGCTCAAAACGGAACAAACGAAATAGCCACTCCAACTGCTTATATTGCACCAAACGGAGTCGTGTATATCAGAGTCACCAACTCAAACGGGTGTTACGCAGTGGCTAAAGTCACTCTAATTGTACTAGCTCCCGTACTTTCTACTGTTCTAAAAGACAAAATAATTTGTATAGAGGATAAAACTACTTTGGATGCAGGTCCAGGTTTTGCATCTTATCTTTGGAGCACAGGAGCAACAACACAGGCTATTACCAATATAGGAGTAGGTGTTTATTGGGTTAAACTAAAAACAGGAGAATGTGTTGCCACTCAAAACGTAAAAGTATATCCTGCTGAACAACCAGTTATTACCAATGTAGATATTTCAAGCAGCACGATCACAGTAAATGCCATTGGTGGAACTCCTCCATATCAATACTCATTAGACAATATCAACTGGCAAGATTCTAATGTGTTCACTAGCTTACCAAGAGGGGAATGTAACCTATTTGTAAAAGATGCCTATGATTGTGAACCAATCGACATTACCATAACTATTCCTAATTTAATTAATGTAATTACTCCTAATGGAGATGGAGTAAATGATGTAATAGATTATTCAGCCCTTGCTGGTAAACAAAATCTGGTATTTAGCATCTACGATAGATATGGTGCTAAAATCCATCAGGGTGACAAATCTAATAAATACACTTGGGACGGAACTATTGGCGGTAGAAAGGTTTCCACAGGAAGCTACTGGTTTTCTGTAACATGGAATGAAAATGACAAAAAGAACACGCCTCTAAAATATTCCGGTTGGATATTGGTGAAGAATAGAGAATAA
- a CDS encoding NAD(P)H-dependent oxidoreductase, with translation MNYLEALSRRYSVKKFNKEIIPQETLHNILESGKLSASSLGLQPYKILVVESEEMKQKLIPAFYNPSQISTCSHLIVIISKKTIDESYIRGYFNHISEVRDIPLENLNLFKNSISQHVNQKNQDEIFNWAEKQSYIVLANLMYAAAIENIDTCPMEGFREDLIEKILDINPETEKVTVTLAIGYRSEEDLFQHMKKVRKPNEKLFKFI, from the coding sequence ATGAATTATTTGGAAGCTTTAAGCAGAAGATATTCTGTAAAAAAATTCAATAAAGAGATTATACCTCAGGAAACACTTCACAATATTCTTGAGTCAGGAAAACTGTCTGCAAGTTCTTTGGGGCTGCAACCTTATAAAATCTTAGTTGTTGAAAGCGAGGAAATGAAACAAAAACTAATTCCGGCTTTTTATAATCCATCTCAAATTTCTACATGCTCTCATCTCATTGTTATTATTTCAAAAAAAACAATTGACGAAAGCTACATCCGGGGCTATTTCAATCACATTTCTGAAGTAAGAGATATTCCTTTAGAAAACCTAAATCTTTTTAAAAATAGTATAAGCCAGCACGTTAATCAAAAAAACCAGGATGAAATTTTCAACTGGGCAGAAAAGCAATCGTATATCGTTTTAGCAAATTTAATGTATGCAGCAGCTATTGAAAATATAGACACCTGCCCAATGGAAGGTTTTCGTGAAGATTTAATTGAAAAAATCCTGGATATAAACCCGGAAACAGAAAAAGTAACTGTTACACTGGCAATTGGCTACCGTTCTGAAGAAGATCTCTTTCAGCACATGAAAAAAGTAAGGAAACCAAACGAAAAATTGTTTAAATTTATTTAA